The window agaaaataatctgaattttgACAAGTATGGATCAAAGGAACTGCGAGTCCCTAAAGTTGGTAGAACAGCAAAGCTGAAGATGATCCTCTTCAGTTAGAGAACATCCACATTTCCTACCAGacaaaactggatgataaaagacAAAGTCTCCTCAGCTCAGCTAACCTCAAATCAGCTTCATCATCCTCTCACCTTGAAAAGAACAGACAGTTTCTAACAGTAAGAAAATCCCTCTAAAGCAAAAATGCTGAGGTATAAAACAGAAAgtagttttactttattatagaaaaataataaagtcagaacAAGTGAGCTCAGGTTAAACATCTAACAACATGAACACATAAAAAacgaagcagaaagaaaaacaccttGCACCAAAACTAGCCGCACTGAGTGAAGatatgacaaaagaaaatgaagggAAATCTAGAATGTCTCAGATCTGATGAACATCTACCACcaaacaagagaaagaaaagtaaaaaaaatgatattCCTGCTTTTAGAGTTCATCACCAgcagaaattaaataatcaaaaataaattaaatcatttaatgAAAGAAGATCAACACTTCTGATGAGAAGAGTAAATGAATCTGAATGAAACCAGAAGGTTGTGCTGTTCCTGAGGTCGTGTAGAAAGCAGGAAAACTACATCCTCTCGTTTGAGCACAGTTCATTTTCTCTGGTACCTTTAGAAATCTTCTCtctcattattaaaaaaaactaaaaaaaacccacttccATTAGCTGTAAATAACAGTGTGGACAGCTGACACTCACTGCCATCTAAAACACATTTGCTGTGTGAGCATTAAAGATTCAAGACAACTAAAGGAGGGAGAGACATGGACAGGTCAGGTTTCCTGCTGCCAAGATGTCTTCAGGGTGGGATTTCCCCAGGAAcgccaggtgtgtgtgtgtgggggtgtgcgcgcgtgtgtgtaaGACATATTCATCAGACAGCTGAAGTCGTTTAAGTACAGTTAAAAGTTATTGAAAGTTGCATCGTCTCATTCAACAACGCACAAGAGAACTGGAAGAATCTGCTTTAACATGTAAAACCAGGCCAACATGGCTGGAGGTTAAACATGGGCCAAAGGAGAATTTTCTGGACCGGATgattgtaattaaatatttataacctGAAATATGAAGCAACGCAGGTTTCATTTCTGAATATCCAACAGTATTCCTATTTTGGGGCATCCAACCACTGCTTCAACCTTTCCCCCCTTTTTAATGATTTTgctgaatttctttaaaataaggTTAAGTTTGCATGAACCTAAATATTATTAACATTTACTGTGCATTAAACTTTTctgcaaccccccccccccccccccaaaacaatAAGAAAGCAGCAGTTGTTTTTAGTACTTtgtctataaaatgttttgaacatATTCAGGTGAAAAGATAAAGTATTTCATGaaatagtttagatttttagaataaatcccatatattttaaagatgtaAGCTCCAGCTCTTTACTTAAAGGTTTATGTTTTGGTACTACATAAACCTTACTGCACTAAATACTGCAGTAATACTAAACAGATCCAGTGAAATTAGTTTCCCTTCATGCAGTCCAGTTGGTATCCAGAGATTATCCACTACCCAGATCGTATTTGAGGGATTACTCAGCTGCTGTGCCAAGACTGCAAACTGGTCCTGCAGGGACGGAGAGAGGCGGCGGGTCGGCGACCAAAACACAGGAAAATCAGGAAAACCCTTCCTACTGGAGGCCATTTTAACAGTCGACCAGTGGGAACAGTTTTACCAACTTTctttttgcttaaatttttaACTGACAAGCCTGAAAGAAATCTAATGCagcttcttttaaaaacattttcttcagtaCATGTCATTGTCCTAAAAGGAGAGCCATCCCTTTATTCTCCCTTTTTCCTCTTTGCCTGAAGGTGAAAATCAGCCCATCTGCTTTTacacttcacacacacaaatcgACACCAACAGCAGAGTGGAGTCAAGCTGCACATTAACAAACCAACTGACACCTCCATTGTTCACCGTACAGCCAGACGCTGTACAGCTGTTTCCCACCTCCAACACTAAATGCTCTCACTGCCAGCAACAGAGTGGCGGTCAGGCCCAATTTACAGAGATAATGGTAGGAAATCTCTGATGTACTgaaagtttcaaataaaaatcttctatagaaaaaacatttgtgtatttgtaaaaaataacattgttaCTGTCtgatgaattaaataaaaagtgcaaCAGGAACCATTTGTTAAACTTTGTCCACATTCCTCCTGCAGCTTATCACACAGTCTGGGAGTTTGGTACCGCCAGTCAACCGGGTCACTAATGACCACATGGGTAATTAGTGgagtgaaacaacaacaaccagatTCCCTCCTCTCTCAGGAAAACAACACGCATTCAGGATAATTACTGATGGGAAACTATGAAGAAACCTGGGCTGTTTTGGTACATGAGGGGTAGACAGACATAATACGAATATCATGAAGGCAGAGTTTTGGTTTTCTCCATTCAGAAGATTTGCAGTTTGAATCCACAGCAGACAAACAGCAATaagaagaaaactaaactttgtttaaaaatatgagaatgtataataaagacaaaagaaatatttgaaataattatagtGGACTAAATATAGTGGTATGAAGTTAACATAAATTCATGTTCATGaatgaattcatgaattcattCAAGAAGTAATGTAACTAGTAATGACCAGTGGTGGCACACTTACTCTTTGCTCATTTCTAGCTTAGagcttttgctaactttgaaaacatttattctgtacccagaatgcatcacTGTAAAATGACAGCCTGTAAACAGATTAAAATCTACTGATGTCCAATGATTTCCGACATGAAGCTCTACTGTGGTCAGTTAGGGAAAATGAGCAGCAGAGTTAGCAAAACTCAACACCTGGAAAACTGAGACTATGAGAGAAAGATCTATCAAGGTGTGTAATGACACATTCCAGCCAGCTGAGGGCAGTAAATCATGTTGTAGGTTGTTATCAAGAGGGTTGAATCTAGAATGTTAGCATTAGCGTTCCCTACGTACCTTGTTGatatagcactttagcatttGTGGAACTAATAAGCGTAACTAACTTTTTATCAGCAGTCCTTACCACTggtaatgacaataaaaaaagtagagtgtacattttattttcataaatttgcAAACCGATCCCTAACAGTTAGATATGTAAAGGATATTcaacttatttaattttgaataattaattttcCAAATCAACAGGAActtgtataaataaactttaactggACTGATGTAATATTTCAGCAGTAGAATGACGAATGTGTGCAGCCTTCTCAATCCTGCTGCCATGCTACAGTAAGTCTGCATGTGTGACACAGAATCACACTGAGACAACAACTAATGCCACCTGACAGGCATGGTGCTCCAGTTTAGCACGCTTGTTGTCATGGTAATATGAGGAATAACTGTGCGAGTACTCCTCAGACCATGCAGTAGTGAAACTGTGTGGCAGACCGGGTCGTCGTTATCATTAAAAGCACCCAGCTGTGAACACAAGCACAACCATCTCCAGCAGCATCAGAAACCCTGACTCACAAAGCCAAGAGAAATTCCTCACAAGTCGCTGAGAATtcacagcaggaggagagaaGAAACACGGTGGAGCGGCAGGAGAGGTCATGTGATGCAGACCTGCATCTTATATGCTAACTGAAACCAAATCCTATGTTTCAGACTGATCTGAATGAGAGACGCACTGAGAAACCTGCTGTTGACCAAACTCAGAAATCCTGCCTTTTTATGATTAGTGAATATAACTAAGTGCAACCAGGTCACAGCTATAACTTTGTGGAAGCTGTTACTGAGGCAGGAAAACCTCACATATTGAAGTGTCGGAGGAAGCAAACAAAGCTGAActattttctgttaaatgtcTGTGGTTGGTTCAGGCTGTGAGAACAGGACAGAGCAAGTATTTCAGCAAAGCGGCTCTGTTTGATCCTTTTAAGCCTTCAACCTTGGCCTGTTATGGAACACGGTGGATCGGGAAATGAAAAGTGCCAGAAAACCTTCTGATTTCCTCATAGAACAGTCACAACATCCCCAGGGTGCTGCATGGAGAACATCTTCATAAAGAGCTTTTTACTAAAGAAGGCAGTTCAGTAAATGCTGAACACCTCAGTGCTGTCATGTGACACAGACTCATCCAGAATAGATGCTTTGATAATGACAACAAATGTGccttaaaagaaagaaaattgaagGTCATCctattcattttttatataacaacTAAAAACTGGGGTTAtgttttgcagcaaaaaaaacagtagCAAATTTAGAATAAGCAGAACTCCAAATCATGAGGTTTCTGATTAGCAGTGTTTTTCCTCAGGGGAATAAATCATGAACAGAACGCAGATGGCTTACTTTTGGCAGGTTTGCAGCATTCCGTATCCGGTCCACCATCTCCTGGCCCTCGGGGTGGACGGCGGCCACATGGCCCCACATCCTCTCCCAGGTGACGCTCTCGATGGGGAAACCGTTCCGATTAACGTAGAAGAGAAcccctccttccttcttctcttcctcctcggGGGAGTTACTGGGGGGGCAGGCAGCGGTCTCCTCCCCAGCGCCGTAGTGGAGCAGGCAGTGTGCACTGGTGCTCTTGGAGCGGCCGCGCCTGCTGAACTTGGCCGATGAGGTGCCGGTCCGGCTCGGGGAGTTGGGTCCCGTCATCGGTCCCAGTAGCCGATTCTCAGCCAGCTACAGCCGCTTCCTGCTGCCGTTCAGACAGTCCATACTGGCATAGTGAAGGCAGACCTGATGAGAGAGCAAAAGCATAAGAGATTAGGGGAACATATCTGGAATATAATCTACATATATCTTGGTGAAGTTTATGAAACCCAAAGTAAGAATAAGACCCATGCTGATCCATCATAATGGGCAATATCCAccatatcccctactccaacatctctctgccCGGCTTTCTAACCATACTGCCAGTAAAAGTAAAGTAGATGGATTTGCCTCCTTGGTCGTAACATAAcattactaaataaaataaaaaaattacatttcattgGGTTTTATAATATCATAATGTTCTGAAAAACCTAATTATGTGCTTTCAATGCTGAAGtaaatgcttaaaatgtttcacaccGTATGTAATACCTTCACTTTTTAAAGtggatttgaaatgttttctggccAGTCATCTAAAAAGATTCAGTTGAGTTTCTGAGGGATTTTGCTGGTATTTTCAATTCAGTCTGAAGCTCAAAGACCTGTGCTATGTGGAGTTATTTAGAAGAAACACAGCATTACCgctcataaaacaaaaaacttcttAAATACATTTAGAAGGCAAAATTATTTCTGACAGCAACAACTGACCAATACACGGTAgtctaattaatatttaatgataactgttattaaaaacaattttggtGACAAAATAACATTCTAAAAGCCATAAACTGAATTATATTAAAACCAACGTTTTAAGAGGAGTTTTCTCTATATAAATACGACTAAATATGCATGtatatattatttcagtaacaGAAACTGCAACTAAATTGACTTAACGACAGAAAATGCATACATTGCTAAGCTGTACgataacaaaaatacagaaaagttaATTTCTGCAACAGTTTTTTCCTTCTTACTTGAACCGTATCCGCGGAAATATTCCAACCGTTATTAATCCAAGCCTACCGTTCTTTCGAAAAGGGCTCCGACTTCACACCGTCGACGGCCTCCAAGctctaaaatacatttttactaaaataaacccTCTTTAAGAGGAGGTGGGTTCCATTCATAAAAAAGGCGACCGTGTCCACTCCAGGCTGGAAAGTCTTGTTTTGGACCGAGGCTTTGTAACTTCAACCTTTTTTGAAGTTGTCAAGCTTCCACGCAGTAACGGTCTTTTAAATGGAATTCCGGTACGTttacttccaaaataaaatctcgGAGGGATTTATTTTCTAGTCATGACGTAAAATTGTTTATAGCTCGCTCGCAAATAAGTTGTAGGACACATCACATGAGGTtataaataaacatctaaattaTTATCCACAATGCCTAAGGTTAAGCAATGTAcctcttttattctgaaattctCATCCAGAAGTTCAGTTGGTTCCGCTCCTTACTTGACGGCGCTCTTCTATCTTTGGTCTCAGTACACTGCAGGGGCCGCTGCCTTCCACCAGCCCAGTCCTGGGTAACCTCCTCCTCTGTGCATTGCCTTCCGTTAGCAGGCTTTAAATCGCCTCGGTATCCGCTGTCTATTCGGGAAATTTGATTTCATCATGATAAAAGTCTTAATAAGCCCGTCACATGATTAAATCACTGGAGATAACGCAGCTCCTCTGGCGGATACCTGGcgatttcttctgcttctcgAATACCCTGCATTTGCCAAAGCTAGGCGGATTCTAATTGGTTGAGCTAACAAAGAGGGGCGGGACTTACATGGTCGTTTACCAAATTTGGAACTGATGAGatactctgattggttgattttgtgAACAAGTGATAAATCtgcaacaaatgtatttttttttactcctggATTGTAACTGTTGATTTTGCATTAGGAGGTTATTGTCATTCTGTTCGCATAAATTAACCTGATTattatgaaaatttaaaaaaaacactgcaccgtccacacacacacacacacgccccccccccccccccccccccccacacacacacacacacacacacgcacatacagagagagagagagatatatGCATATTTGAAGGCTGGGtcaagacaaaaggaaaaagataTGCACAGACAAAATCTTACAGAGTCCttattcttttttctattttcaagtatttcatgacaaaaacatgcaggtttgatttatcattttatatTGATTACTTTAGCAATAACTGCAAATAGTGGGGAACTATTTTGACAGTCATAACCTGACCCACATCTCCCCCTGTTGGACAAAAAGTCCTGTACAGTCACACAAGACAAGATGGATTGTTAATTTGTTTGATaagcattttttattgtgttttaagacaacatttttaatatagttttacattttaaattgaaatagtTCATGTATGAAACTGTCTTCAAAGTCTATACcctaaaaataaagttaatgtattgtgtttaagttgctttaaaaatctTATTCCACTTATTTCCTATTAAATTAACCAAACTACCAGTTTGGTTATTTAACAGAAGCATAGAGGTGGCTTGGATCAGGTGATTCTCCTATTCTAACGGCGCTGTAAGTCACTGCTGCATCACTTCCCCAAACCTGTGATGAACACAGTGCAGCAAATAAATGATGGCATATGAACACAATTCCCCACAAATGAGAGATTTATATGAATATTCTGTGCAGCatcttaaaatataatattatagTCAGATACCTGATTGTTGTTCTTTGGGAGGTTAATTGAAGCATAAGAGATGGTTGCATCAGGTTTATCCTACACAAAGACAAGAACCTTAAATATCTGCTTGATATTATAGTCATAGGTGATTTCCAACATTTAGacattttcatttccatttatttatacCAGTTCTATTTAAAGTCTCTTCATGGGTGTTTTTGAACATGTGATTTATTCCTAAAAGCTTGATAAAATTGAAAGACATTGTCCTCATGAAGCTGACATTTTGGGTAGTTAATGGAAGATAGTTCTGCTGTGGAAACTTACTGGATCCTGGTTCACTTCTGAAGCAGACTGAGGGGCTGCAGGGGGTGAGTTCACTcgtgttttatttccttcaaaGAGCAAGTGCAAAGacatattttagtatttatagTAAACCTATTAATATTTTCAGTCGGATCTCCCcacctttatttttcttccttttcatgAAAAACCCAACAGCTAACAGGAAAGCTACCAAAACCACAACTATGACGATGTACAACCACCACATACCTAAAAATAggaataaacattttaacttcatgcagttttataaatatgtggtaaaaataatacatgtaTTATTTGTGCATTTATCATATAatctttaaagacaaaatgcttAATTCAAAAGTcaagacaaagagaaaatgatGTGAAGAAAAATAGATTCCTGACTCACCAGATGGTTGTTCTGCCTCATTGTCTtcagatcttttatttttcttctctatttCCAGGAATTTCatgacattaaaacatgaagGCCAAATTTATCAGCTCAACTGATCAAACTAAATTGACAAATTGAGATTTTCATATTGCATTAGTTTTCTCACCTGGAGTTTCAGCTCTGAAGGGAAACCGCTGCTGctttcttcctccagactcttcTACGGCACATTGCAGTGAATTATAACGGCCCAGCTCATAAACATAATGTGAACTCTTAAAGGTGACttcagcagcacaaacagaGTCTTTTGTCCCTAGATTTGTATTATGTTTATCAATACTTTGACCTTGATAAAGCCACTTCACATTGTGTTTGCATGGATCATTTGGTATAACCGAACAATTTAGCGTCACCTCTTCATCATCTTTCTGTTCAGTAACTGttggaggaaaacaaagacCTGAGGTTAGCTGGTGACTGTGCTGAATACTTGGTTAGTATTTGGTAAAAGGTTGAGAATATGTACTCACTGTTAACCAGAGACAAAGCAACAGTGTGTATGATCTCCTTCTGGTCTGTGGTTTGAACTTGTTGGCAGTAATATGTCCCAACGTCAACAGCGCTGACCTTCTGAATTATCAGAGAGCAGTTTGATGAAACTCTCAGTCTGTCTGCTTTTTCTCTGGCAGCCTGAGTTTGATTAGTCTGACCAAACTTAACCAGAGCTAGTGCTGATCCCTGAGATAATTTATTGAAGAGCCAGTGGATCCGTAAGCACTTAGTCGGACCCATCATGTTTTCACAGGCCAACAGAACTTCATCTCCTCCTCTCACAATGACAGACGAAGAACTTTGCTTTGttactgcagagaaaagcaacagaagaaaaacagctaaaGTAGAAAACATGTCAACACAACAGGAAATGTAACAAGCTCACACATATAACAAGAAAACTCACTTCCTttagataaaatacaaaaacataaagcagTAACAATAATCCTCACCTGTAAACTTTAGTGCCAGAATCAGACATAAAGACAGTTGAACTGATCTGAACTCAGTCATTCTGTTTCTTGGACAGTTTGTCTTCTCTCTGCCTGACGTGTCAGCAGATTTTTTGACAACTGCAGGCCAGTCGGCACTTCCTGAATTTAACGTTGTTCCTCCTTCGCACACTTATCTCTTCttaaaatggttttgttttttctcacccTGTTATAAATTTAACTCTGATCTGAGGGGAGGTGACAAACATCTGAACAACACAAATTTAGATTTGTGTAAAGAAGGAAATGTCTGTCTTTTGCAACCTGTCTCTCTTCTTATGTTCTTtatagatttagttttttttacaaattcacAACTAGCACAGTTATATCACTCGGTCGATTAATATCAGTCCAGAATGCAGCAGATTgtcttttaaaaggaaaatagtCAACGTCTGATGAACTCTGATGTTATTATAGCTGTTTACAATGGTTCAGAGGCGTCGACCTTTAAcacaccagcagggggcgaacTTTGAGACGTCCAGggatcaaaattaaaataataaaaaaacttcttaGAGTAACTTACTACCCAAAAATTATAAACTGTTTTACCTCTTATGTGCAATAAAagctctaaaacatttaaacatctgGTGAATGCTCAACTGTTTTAGTTTGGATTTAAATGCAGTATTAGATTTTAGTAGAATGTTTGAAAGTTTCTGTCTATTAAATTATgcttttgttcttatttattgttattactgTTTGATTTGGTTACTTTAGTTTGTATTGTTGTTCACAAGACTTTCAATCTCTTTGGGTAATcttagaaaatatg is drawn from Xiphophorus hellerii strain 12219 chromosome 15, Xiphophorus_hellerii-4.1, whole genome shotgun sequence and contains these coding sequences:
- the LOC116733685 gene encoding uncharacterized protein LOC116733685 isoform X1; amino-acid sequence: MTEFRSVQLSLCLILALKFTVTKQSSSSVIVRGGDEVLLACENMMGPTKCLRIHWLFNKLSQGSALALVKFGQTNQTQAAREKADRLRVSSNCSLIIQKVSAVDVGTYYCQQVQTTDQKEIIHTVALSLVNITEQKDDEEVTLNCSVIPNDPCKHNVKWLYQGQSIDKHNTNLGTKDSVCAAEVTFKSSHYVYELGRYNSLQCAVEESGGRKQQRFPFRAETPEKKNKRSEDNEAEQPSGMWWLYIVIVVVLVAFLLAVGFFMKRKKNKGNKTRVNSPPAAPQSASEVNQDPDKPDATISYASINLPKNNNQVWGSDAAVTYSAVRIGESPDPSHLYASVK
- the LOC116733685 gene encoding uncharacterized protein LOC116733685 isoform X2; this encodes MTEFRSVQLSLCLILALKFTVTKQSSSSVIVRGGDEVLLACENMMGPTKCLRIHWLFNKLSQGSALALVKFGQTNQTQAAREKADRLRVSSNCSLIIQKVSAVDVGTYYCQQVQTTDQKEIIHTVALSLVNITEQKDDEEVTLNCSVIPNDPCKHNVKWLYQGQSIDKHNTNLGTKDSVCAAEVTFKSSHYVYELGRYNSLQCAVEESGGRKQQRFPFRAETPEKKNKRSEDNEAEQPSGNKTRVNSPPAAPQSASEVNQDPDKPDATISYASINLPKNNNQVWGSDAAVTYSAVRIGESPDPSHLYASVK